The Aminithiophilus ramosus genome contains a region encoding:
- the rpe gene encoding ribulose-phosphate 3-epimerase, with translation MARSLSLERGRPLLAPSLLAADPLCMAASIDRLGGEADALHVDVMDGRYVPNISYGPGLVRALRDRYAEAVLDVHLMVDEPERGIEAFAAAGADYLTVHVEATRHLHRLLGHIRELGCRPGVTLNPGTPVEWLRPVVHLVDLVLVMSVNPGFGGQTFLPEVLSKVRTLCQWRAVDGLSFLIEMDGGLGPANGADVVRTGCDILVAGSSVFGAADPLLALRDLRRTAQGGISHGRS, from the coding sequence ATGGCAAGATCGCTATCGCTAGAGAGGGGACGCCCCCTACTGGCACCCTCTCTTCTGGCCGCCGACCCTCTGTGCATGGCCGCGTCCATTGACAGACTGGGCGGAGAGGCCGATGCTCTTCATGTCGATGTCATGGACGGCCGCTACGTTCCCAACATCTCCTACGGGCCCGGCCTGGTTCGTGCCCTGCGGGACCGTTACGCGGAGGCGGTTCTCGACGTCCATCTCATGGTCGATGAGCCGGAGCGCGGCATCGAGGCCTTCGCCGCGGCCGGAGCCGATTACCTGACGGTCCACGTCGAGGCGACGAGACATCTTCACCGCCTTCTGGGCCATATCCGAGAGCTCGGCTGTCGTCCCGGCGTGACCCTCAACCCCGGTACCCCCGTCGAATGGCTTCGTCCCGTCGTCCATCTCGTCGATCTCGTCCTCGTCATGTCCGTCAACCCCGGCTTCGGCGGCCAGACCTTTCTGCCCGAGGTTCTGTCCAAGGTCCGTACCCTCTGTCAGTGGCGTGCCGTCGACGGTCTCTCCTTTCTGATCGAGATGGACGGAGGTCTGGGGCCGGCCAATGGAGCCGACGTCGTCCGAACGGGCTGTGACATCCTCGTCGCCGGCAGCTCCGTCTTCGGGGCCGCCGATCCTCTCCTTGCCCTTCGGGATCTGAGGAGAACGGCTCAGGGAGGGATTTCTCATGGCAGATCGTGA
- a CDS encoding PASTA domain-containing protein: MRSLFRLSMLIVLLVIVGSGIMAVYTVFLGGRSVAVPSLEGLSVIDAVDRTQSLGLLVRVDQVESLQPSGTILSQWPAAGEQVKPGKILVLKVSQGGTRLPLPDVRGMEFTQATSRLEEDGFKAGDVLRIHDEGRAAGIVMAQSPAAPTVMSPGRAIDLLVSLGPESSGGMVVVPDAVGRSETITRKLLREVGLTVKAVKSVYSQASPEGLVIRLEPAPGSKVPSGSGVTVTVATLQKPPAAEAPKVPGLPSQAPSSVQTTPPPGPATVSTATPPSGTAPAPLQPPSTAPSGPTSAPAAPTKTAKIRYQVPPLTRPMELKIEIVDAAGTREVLNREAKGGEYVSLDVPYRESAAVTIYLGGMFVWQDRYR; the protein is encoded by the coding sequence ATGCGCAGTCTGTTCCGCCTATCAATGCTCATCGTGTTGCTGGTGATCGTGGGGTCGGGCATCATGGCCGTCTACACCGTCTTCCTGGGAGGGCGTTCCGTCGCCGTTCCCTCCCTGGAGGGCCTTTCCGTCATCGACGCCGTCGACAGGACGCAGTCCTTGGGACTTCTCGTCCGGGTCGATCAGGTCGAATCGCTTCAGCCTTCGGGGACGATCCTCTCCCAGTGGCCTGCAGCCGGAGAGCAGGTCAAGCCGGGCAAGATTCTCGTGCTCAAAGTCAGCCAGGGAGGAACGCGCCTTCCCCTTCCCGACGTTCGCGGCATGGAGTTCACCCAGGCCACGAGTCGCCTCGAGGAGGACGGCTTCAAGGCCGGAGACGTGCTCCGCATTCACGATGAGGGACGAGCGGCAGGCATCGTCATGGCCCAGAGCCCGGCCGCTCCGACGGTGATGTCGCCCGGGCGGGCCATCGACCTGCTCGTCAGCCTGGGGCCCGAAAGCAGCGGAGGCATGGTCGTCGTGCCCGATGCCGTCGGCCGCTCGGAGACGATCACGCGAAAGCTTCTCCGCGAGGTGGGGCTGACGGTAAAGGCCGTGAAGTCCGTCTACTCACAGGCCTCGCCGGAAGGACTCGTCATCCGCCTCGAGCCCGCTCCTGGAAGCAAGGTCCCCTCCGGTTCGGGCGTCACGGTGACGGTGGCGACGCTGCAGAAGCCGCCCGCCGCCGAGGCGCCGAAAGTTCCCGGTCTGCCCTCTCAGGCGCCGTCGTCGGTTCAGACGACGCCCCCTCCAGGACCGGCGACGGTCTCCACGGCGACGCCGCCTTCGGGAACGGCTCCGGCGCCCCTTCAGCCCCCCTCGACGGCCCCCTCCGGCCCGACCTCCGCACCCGCCGCGCCGACCAAAACGGCCAAAATCCGCTACCAGGTGCCGCCCCTGACGCGTCCCATGGAGCTCAAGATCGAAATCGTCGATGCGGCGGGGACGCGGGAAGTTCTCAATCGCGAAGCCAAAGGCGGCGAATACGTCTCGCTTGACGTCCCCTACCGCGAAAGTGCCGCCGTCACGATCTACCTGGGAGGGATGTTCGTATGGCAAGATCGCTATCGCTAG
- a CDS encoding transcription antitermination factor NusB gives MRAVEASLLAWRALGRHRTWGQALRAEAPDLESCERPLAESLLFRALRRRALWLFLTSRLSRRGIRELSPSTGDALIIGLAGVVEMPLMTPRSLVNAFVQRLSLQGEAGGARLVNGLLRRCHEEGIGHLSKLRESGDLRDQALLCGFPDEGLSALRDSWGVHEARRLMKLLAMRPSLSFRVTGDPSVSELRLWPSPHVKGLWRSSALLSDGLPSSYVSQSESSARLLPYLQERLSGREGFCFGKPQEEGRLLSPRGQVLPLWSGDEGAIPRGFRKASLPTEPLPWIFVEPSCSESGCWARLPERKWAFRRNRLVELAREQEELLSTALDHLLPGGVAIYRTRSLFKEENEQVVARVLAARRDSVEWAVDLPRDLARRGRPWGYYVLPESPWADGTFVAVLVRRS, from the coding sequence ATGCGCGCCGTCGAGGCCTCTCTCCTTGCCTGGCGGGCTCTGGGACGTCACCGCACCTGGGGGCAGGCCCTGCGGGCCGAGGCTCCCGATCTGGAATCGTGCGAGCGCCCTCTGGCCGAATCGCTTCTCTTCCGCGCCCTGCGTCGCCGTGCCCTTTGGCTCTTTCTCACCTCCCGCCTTTCCCGACGGGGAATCAGGGAGCTTTCTCCCTCGACGGGCGACGCCCTCATCATAGGGTTGGCCGGAGTGGTGGAGATGCCTCTGATGACGCCGAGAAGCCTCGTCAACGCCTTCGTCCAGCGCCTCTCCCTTCAGGGAGAGGCGGGAGGGGCTCGTCTCGTCAACGGTCTTCTCCGCCGCTGTCACGAAGAGGGAATCGGCCACCTGTCGAAGCTGCGCGAGAGCGGCGATCTTCGCGATCAGGCTCTCCTCTGCGGCTTTCCCGACGAGGGGCTGTCGGCCCTGCGCGATTCCTGGGGCGTTCACGAGGCCCGTCGCCTCATGAAGCTGCTGGCCATGAGGCCCTCTCTTTCCTTTCGGGTAACGGGCGATCCCTCCGTCTCTGAGCTTCGCCTCTGGCCCTCCCCTCACGTGAAGGGGCTCTGGAGGAGCAGCGCCCTTCTTTCCGACGGGCTGCCCTCGTCTTATGTCTCTCAGTCCGAGTCGTCGGCGCGCCTGCTGCCCTATCTCCAGGAGCGCCTTTCCGGTCGGGAGGGATTCTGTTTCGGCAAGCCCCAGGAGGAGGGACGCCTCCTGTCGCCCAGAGGGCAGGTCCTGCCCCTTTGGAGCGGCGACGAGGGGGCGATTCCCCGAGGCTTTCGAAAGGCCTCTCTTCCCACCGAGCCTCTTCCCTGGATTTTCGTCGAGCCCTCCTGTTCGGAGAGCGGCTGTTGGGCCCGTCTGCCCGAGCGGAAGTGGGCCTTTCGCCGAAATCGCCTGGTCGAGTTGGCCAGGGAGCAGGAGGAGCTCCTGTCGACGGCTCTCGATCACCTTCTTCCCGGAGGAGTCGCCATCTATCGGACGAGGAGTCTCTTCAAAGAAGAAAACGAGCAGGTCGTCGCCCGTGTCCTGGCCGCTCGGCGGGATTCCGTCGAGTGGGCCGTCGACTTGCCTCGAGATCTGGCCCGCCGGGGCCGTCCTTGGGGGTATTATGTCCTTCCCGAGAGCCCCTGGGCCGATGGAACCTTCGTCGCCGTTCTCGTGCGGCGCAGCTGA
- a CDS encoding DUF6391 domain-containing protein, translated as MPFLFLLLLALFLAPWLGLILLLPLVLLVLVMVPFGFALRSLFWLFAGPSRLLSVFSNGNVRRNHALEHATAHVLEESLGRPLPLSGYAVEEGFFVDGPFSPPMVLAAAREALARLQGGEVSLALHRRCGTTVIVVNLLASAAFLLLLGVTGRISFLSVVVALLVANGIGPLLSPFVQRHLTTDASVAGMEILGVEVRSGHSQALGVSFSFPSRLFVATRQAGQALTAQVVR; from the coding sequence ATGCCGTTTCTGTTTCTGCTCCTTTTGGCCCTTTTTCTCGCTCCCTGGCTGGGGTTGATTCTGCTCCTCCCCTTGGTCCTCCTGGTCCTGGTCATGGTTCCCTTCGGCTTCGCCCTGCGCTCCCTCTTCTGGCTCTTCGCCGGTCCCAGCCGGCTCCTGAGCGTTTTCTCCAACGGGAACGTCCGGCGCAATCATGCCCTGGAACACGCCACGGCCCACGTCCTCGAGGAGAGTCTGGGAAGACCCCTTCCCCTTTCGGGCTATGCCGTCGAGGAGGGTTTCTTCGTCGACGGTCCCTTCTCTCCTCCCATGGTTCTCGCCGCCGCCCGGGAGGCCCTGGCCCGTCTTCAGGGCGGTGAGGTCTCTCTGGCCTTGCATCGTCGCTGCGGCACGACGGTGATCGTCGTCAACCTCCTCGCCTCGGCGGCCTTTCTTCTCCTCTTGGGGGTGACGGGGCGGATCTCCTTTCTGTCCGTCGTCGTCGCTCTTCTGGTGGCCAACGGCATCGGTCCCCTTCTCAGTCCCTTCGTGCAGCGCCACCTGACGACGGATGCCTCCGTGGCGGGAATGGAGATTCTGGGAGTCGAGGTCCGGTCAGGCCATTCCCAGGCCTTGGGCGTCTCCTTTTCCTTCCCCTCGCGGCTTTTCGTGGCCACCCGTCAGGCCGGACAGGCCCTGACGGCTCAGGTGGTGCGCTGA
- a CDS encoding zinc metallopeptidase: MMYPFFFDPTFMLLIPAMLLAFWAQMKVKSSFARFSRVASRRGVTGAEAARALLDRQGLSDVPVRRVAGNLSDHYDPRDRTLHLSDSVYASTSIAAIGVAAHEVGHAVQHLQSYAPLKIRNAIVPVVNIGSGLAFPLFFIGLLMRTPMLMDLGILFFLGVIVFHLVTLPTEFDASARALRLLSDTQILGGDEIGGARSVLNAAALTYVAASVMAVAQLLRLVLLRGMVGGRND, translated from the coding sequence ATGATGTACCCCTTTTTCTTTGATCCGACGTTCATGCTGCTCATTCCGGCCATGCTTCTGGCCTTCTGGGCCCAGATGAAGGTGAAGAGTTCCTTCGCCCGTTTCAGCCGCGTTGCCTCCCGTCGCGGCGTCACCGGCGCCGAGGCGGCCCGGGCCCTTCTCGACCGCCAGGGCCTTTCCGACGTGCCCGTCCGGCGCGTCGCCGGCAATCTCTCCGATCACTACGATCCCAGAGACCGGACGCTTCACCTTTCCGATTCCGTCTACGCCAGCACCAGCATCGCCGCCATCGGCGTCGCCGCCCACGAAGTGGGCCATGCCGTGCAGCATCTCCAGTCCTATGCGCCGCTGAAGATCCGCAACGCCATCGTTCCCGTCGTCAACATCGGCTCCGGGCTGGCCTTCCCCCTCTTTTTCATCGGCCTTCTCATGAGGACGCCGATGCTCATGGATCTGGGGATCCTCTTCTTCCTCGGCGTCATCGTCTTCCACCTCGTCACCTTGCCGACGGAGTTCGACGCCAGCGCCCGGGCGCTGCGTCTTCTGTCGGACACGCAGATCCTGGGAGGGGACGAGATCGGTGGGGCCCGGTCGGTTCTCAACGCCGCGGCTCTCACCTACGTTGCGGCTTCGGTCATGGCCGTGGCCCAGCTCCTCCGCCTCGTCCTGCTTCGAGGCATGGTCGGCGGAAGAAACGACTGA
- a CDS encoding DegT/DnrJ/EryC1/StrS family aminotransferase — MKPDYLPTLDLKRNYRRVKEEIRRAVDEVLEEQAFILGPALSAFEADVATYLPVPHAIGCASGSDALLLALMLLDLKPGDEVITTPFTFFATVSAITRLGAKAVFVDVDPHTYNMRTDQVLERLTDRTRAVVAVHLFGQMVPLETIEEELRSRGVVLIEDAAQAFGSWRFVDGTPRRAGSWGDLGCFSFFPTKNLGGCGDGGMVTCGDDGYASHLRSLRVHGSGKIYYHDEVGLNSRLDALQAAILRVKLRHLDEWNEERRLVADRYALLFSEAGLLGDVTPPAALEGNGHIYHQYVIRCRERDALQAFLETEGIASRVYYPLCLHLQRCFSFLGYGEGDFPAAEALSSEVLALPVFPELTGVEQERVVEAVGRFYRSRQS, encoded by the coding sequence ATGAAACCCGATTACCTGCCCACGCTGGACCTGAAGCGCAATTACCGTAGAGTGAAGGAAGAAATTCGCAGGGCGGTCGATGAGGTCCTGGAGGAACAGGCCTTCATCCTGGGACCGGCCCTGTCGGCCTTCGAGGCCGACGTCGCGACCTATCTGCCCGTCCCCCACGCCATCGGCTGTGCCTCCGGCAGCGACGCCCTTCTTCTGGCCCTGATGCTTCTCGACCTGAAGCCCGGAGACGAGGTCATCACGACGCCTTTCACCTTCTTCGCCACCGTCAGCGCCATCACGCGCCTGGGGGCGAAGGCCGTCTTCGTCGATGTCGATCCCCATACCTACAACATGAGGACCGATCAGGTCCTGGAGAGGCTGACCGACCGGACTCGGGCCGTCGTCGCCGTCCATCTTTTCGGCCAGATGGTGCCGCTGGAGACGATCGAGGAGGAGCTCCGGTCCCGAGGCGTCGTCCTCATCGAAGATGCGGCCCAGGCCTTCGGCAGCTGGCGCTTCGTCGACGGGACGCCCCGCCGGGCCGGGTCCTGGGGCGATCTCGGCTGTTTTTCCTTCTTCCCGACGAAAAATCTCGGCGGCTGCGGCGACGGAGGCATGGTGACCTGCGGCGACGACGGGTACGCGTCCCATCTGCGGAGCCTGCGCGTCCACGGTTCGGGCAAGATTTACTACCATGACGAAGTGGGGCTCAACAGCCGCCTCGACGCCCTCCAGGCCGCCATCCTCCGCGTCAAACTGCGCCATCTCGACGAGTGGAACGAGGAGCGGCGTCTCGTGGCCGATCGCTACGCCCTGCTCTTTTCCGAGGCGGGGCTCCTCGGCGACGTGACGCCCCCTGCGGCCCTGGAGGGCAACGGCCACATCTACCACCAGTACGTCATCCGTTGCCGTGAGCGGGATGCCCTGCAGGCCTTCCTCGAGACGGAGGGGATCGCCTCCCGCGTCTACTATCCCCTCTGTCTTCACCTGCAGCGCTGTTTCTCCTTCCTCGGTTACGGCGAAGGAGATTTCCCCGCGGCCGAGGCCCTCTCGTCCGAGGTCCTGGCCCTTCCCGTCTTCCCCGAGCTGACGGGAGTCGAGCAGGAGCGCGTCGTCGAGGCGGTGGGGCGTTTCTACCGATCCCGTCAGTCCTGA
- a CDS encoding GntR family transcriptional regulator has product MALTREPRLYTTSADYVYQELRHKIITKQLKPGQRLPEVNIAVQMGVSRTPVREALRRLASEGLVVIIPNSGARLASPTKREMEDTFVVREQLECLAVRLAAGRISERHLRRLEETLLDEERSFEEQNLELYLEVNETFHRIIAEASGNKVLADYVENILARTNVYMVFYDPFLGHRSGQTLPKDHPSLKGHRLLIDALRDRNGDLAVEIMCRHLTLSSQGLEQPEE; this is encoded by the coding sequence ATGGCTTTGACTCGTGAACCGAGACTTTACACGACTTCTGCCGATTACGTCTATCAGGAGTTGCGCCATAAGATCATAACAAAGCAGCTCAAGCCGGGACAGCGTCTGCCCGAGGTCAATATCGCCGTGCAGATGGGCGTGAGCCGCACTCCTGTCCGGGAGGCTCTGCGCCGTCTCGCCAGCGAGGGGCTCGTGGTGATCATCCCCAACAGCGGCGCCCGTCTCGCCTCGCCGACGAAGCGCGAGATGGAGGACACCTTCGTCGTCCGCGAGCAGCTCGAGTGTCTCGCCGTTCGCCTTGCCGCGGGCCGGATCAGCGAACGCCACCTGAGGCGCCTCGAGGAGACGCTCCTGGACGAGGAGCGCTCCTTCGAAGAGCAGAACCTGGAGCTCTACCTCGAGGTGAACGAGACCTTTCACCGCATTATCGCCGAGGCCAGCGGCAACAAGGTCCTCGCCGACTATGTCGAGAACATCCTGGCTCGGACCAACGTCTACATGGTTTTCTACGATCCCTTCCTCGGGCACCGGTCCGGCCAGACTCTGCCCAAAGATCACCCCAGCCTGAAGGGGCACCGTCTCCTCATCGACGCCCTTCGGGACCGCAACGGGGACCTGGCCGTCGAGATCATGTGCCGCCACCTCACCCTTTCCAGCCAGGGACTGGAACAGCCCGAGGAATAG
- a CDS encoding citrate lyase holo-[acyl-carrier protein] synthase: MVRCDDLERLLAGREERWLRQRRLLASSDVVLQTALNVPGLPKAVEGDVSLLEALGSRLEACLVVPSERLLLVNGAGAALLLAFRGVDPLRLKEEALSLEEGLSWGRILDIDVLTEAGSLSRQLLGRPPRSCLLCDLPSKVCARQARHPLAALREAFLLLFERALGDLETFNSSRRPSLPFGDGGARGEGPDRP; encoded by the coding sequence ATGGTGAGATGCGACGATCTCGAGAGGCTCCTCGCCGGGCGGGAGGAACGATGGCTGAGGCAGCGCCGGCTCCTGGCCTCGTCCGACGTGGTCCTGCAGACGGCGCTGAACGTGCCGGGGCTTCCCAAGGCCGTCGAGGGGGATGTTTCTCTCCTCGAAGCCCTGGGCTCCCGCCTCGAGGCCTGCCTGGTCGTCCCCTCGGAGCGGCTTCTCCTCGTCAACGGGGCCGGGGCCGCTCTGCTTCTGGCCTTTCGGGGTGTCGATCCTCTGAGGCTCAAGGAGGAAGCCCTTTCGCTGGAGGAGGGGCTTTCCTGGGGGCGGATCTTGGACATCGACGTGCTCACCGAGGCCGGCTCCCTGAGCCGACAGCTTCTGGGCCGCCCTCCCAGGAGCTGTCTTCTCTGCGATCTTCCCTCGAAAGTCTGCGCCCGTCAGGCCCGTCATCCCCTTGCCGCGTTGCGAGAGGCCTTTCTGCTGCTTTTCGAGAGGGCCCTCGGCGACCTGGAAACGTTCAATTCTTCCCGTCGTCCCTCCCTGCCTTTCGGAGACGGCGGTGCCAGAGGAGAAGGGCCAGACAGGCCGTGA
- a CDS encoding aminotransferase-like domain-containing protein, translating into MLEIPLQRGTSCPLYRQIARHLKTMIDRGTLAAGLRLPGTRELAQALSVSRTTTTEAYGLLVSEGYIVERGRSGSYVAPRPSAPPTVAAAFVEPLWDLASENPSPGLLPSSSVRGLIRSLLAEGGDLFASSPVEGRDDLRSALVAHGALRGIPARSAHLVVTGGGLEGLSTALGALKELGTKKVWVEELTFPDFVAMARSEGLDVGSLPLDEEALVGCLGTVGAGEVVYLIPSFHNPTGRTLSFEARRALLAEGERRGFWIIEDDTYGEFRYGLSSVPALKSLDGADRVLYIGSFSQLLLPGLRVGYALLPPSLRESFLAVKSRRQGPVSTLTQRVALGFISGGGLDRGLVRLRAILSRRMETLVEALRREFPQWETTKPQGGIYLWADTGSTDGRVVADVARSRGVALMAGAPFAWPNRAVCGLRFSVSRLDGAALSGAVRILKENGPW; encoded by the coding sequence ATGCTGGAAATACCTCTTCAGCGGGGAACGTCCTGCCCTCTCTACCGACAGATCGCCCGGCACCTGAAGACGATGATCGACAGAGGGACCCTCGCCGCCGGACTTCGCCTTCCGGGAACGCGGGAGCTGGCTCAGGCTCTGTCGGTGAGCCGTACGACGACGACGGAGGCCTACGGACTGCTCGTCTCCGAAGGCTACATCGTCGAGAGAGGACGGAGCGGCAGCTACGTGGCTCCTCGTCCTTCCGCCCCGCCGACCGTCGCGGCCGCCTTCGTCGAGCCCCTCTGGGATCTCGCCTCGGAGAACCCCTCGCCGGGCCTGCTCCCGTCTTCGTCGGTCCGGGGCCTGATCCGTTCCCTCCTGGCAGAGGGAGGGGATCTCTTCGCCTCCTCTCCCGTAGAGGGGCGCGACGACCTCCGGTCGGCCCTCGTCGCCCACGGCGCTCTTCGGGGCATTCCCGCCCGAAGCGCGCATCTTGTCGTCACCGGCGGGGGGCTGGAGGGCCTTTCCACGGCTCTCGGAGCCCTCAAGGAATTGGGAACGAAAAAAGTGTGGGTCGAGGAATTGACCTTTCCTGACTTTGTCGCCATGGCCCGCTCGGAGGGGTTGGACGTGGGAAGTCTGCCCCTCGACGAAGAGGCCCTTGTCGGGTGCCTGGGAACCGTCGGGGCCGGCGAGGTGGTCTACCTCATTCCCAGCTTTCACAACCCCACGGGCAGGACCCTCTCCTTCGAGGCTCGTCGGGCCCTCCTGGCGGAAGGAGAGCGGCGCGGTTTCTGGATCATCGAAGACGACACCTACGGCGAGTTCCGCTACGGCCTCTCGTCCGTCCCGGCTCTCAAATCCCTCGACGGCGCCGACCGCGTCCTCTACATCGGCTCCTTCAGCCAGCTTCTCCTGCCGGGCCTTCGCGTCGGCTACGCCCTCCTTCCCCCCTCGTTGAGGGAATCCTTTCTGGCCGTCAAGTCGCGACGCCAGGGGCCGGTCTCGACATTGACGCAGCGAGTGGCCCTGGGCTTCATCTCAGGAGGCGGGCTGGATCGGGGGCTGGTGCGGCTTCGGGCGATTCTGAGCCGGCGGATGGAGACTCTCGTCGAGGCTCTGCGGAGGGAGTTCCCTCAGTGGGAGACGACCAAACCTCAGGGGGGGATCTATCTCTGGGCCGACACGGGATCGACGGACGGTCGGGTCGTCGCCGACGTCGCCCGCTCTCGAGGCGTCGCCCTCATGGCCGGGGCCCCCTTCGCCTGGCCGAATCGCGCCGTATGCGGCCTGCGCTTTTCCGTGAGCCGTCTCGACGGGGCGGCCCTGTCGGGGGCCGTACGGATCCTGAAGGAGAACGGGCCATGGTGA
- a CDS encoding HAD family hydrolase, with the protein MIFSHDALIFDVDGVLIDTDDSYFTLVGQAIRWAWGFSPRRRTDEASFTGEHYRICKRHRAFNDDYDIAWAFLCAAAATGERLLSRALPTAEGWARKLAAFEEANVVSWVRRSFGETFPRQEVRNLCEELYFGGEELWEKRGRRARLSETAGLWQREVPLLRSSWKELGLPVGIYTGRPRAELELGLRLLGWSDLPRERAITPDEGISKPSPEGLSLLCRRMAASSPLFFGDTESDRQAWKSFGRGRFVAIGPIVEDDLHFATVAEALASLLGPPSEAQ; encoded by the coding sequence ATGATCTTCAGTCACGACGCCCTGATCTTCGACGTCGACGGCGTGCTCATCGACACCGACGACTCCTATTTTACCCTTGTCGGACAGGCGATCCGCTGGGCTTGGGGATTCAGCCCCCGCCGTCGCACCGACGAGGCGTCCTTCACCGGGGAGCACTACAGGATCTGCAAGCGCCACAGGGCCTTCAACGACGATTACGACATCGCCTGGGCCTTCCTCTGCGCGGCGGCGGCGACGGGCGAAAGGCTCCTCTCCCGGGCCCTGCCCACCGCGGAGGGATGGGCCCGAAAACTCGCGGCCTTCGAGGAAGCCAACGTCGTCTCCTGGGTCAGACGCTCTTTCGGCGAGACGTTCCCCCGCCAGGAGGTCCGCAATCTCTGCGAGGAGCTCTATTTCGGAGGGGAGGAGCTCTGGGAGAAGCGCGGGCGACGGGCCCGTCTTTCCGAGACGGCGGGCCTCTGGCAGAGGGAAGTCCCCCTGCTTCGCTCCTCCTGGAAAGAACTCGGCCTTCCCGTGGGAATCTATACGGGAAGGCCGAGGGCCGAGCTGGAGCTCGGGCTGCGCCTTCTGGGGTGGAGCGACCTGCCCCGGGAAAGGGCGATCACGCCCGACGAGGGAATCAGCAAACCCTCGCCGGAAGGGCTCTCCCTCCTCTGCCGACGCATGGCCGCCTCGAGCCCGCTTTTTTTCGGCGACACAGAAAGCGACCGTCAGGCCTGGAAAAGCTTCGGCCGAGGCCGTTTCGTCGCCATCGGACCGATCGTCGAGGACGACCTCCACTTCGCGACGGTCGCGGAAGCTCTCGCCTCTCTCCTGGGCCCTCCGTCCGAGGCTCAGTGA
- the citC gene encoding [citrate (pro-3S)-lyase] ligase, producing MLDLEFHLLRRPSAASRRPVEAFLDAQGLAFEGEPDVTVVAEDGDGQVVATGSLDGKVIKMVAVDPGRQEGGLSAAILSRLLQVAREEGRTHLFVYTKLEAASRFRSLGFVELARVEPSVVLLEMGEPGVASFRSYLASERVEGEGESGAVVVNANPFTRGHRFLLEEARRRCDRLYVIVVETDLSLFPFEHRFDLVRRGAADLDGVVVLRSGDYAVSRATFPSYFLRGTGNDERALLQTRLDVTLFAELFVPALGLSRRFVGTEPYCPVTRRYNEAMKAVLPPRGIEVVEIPRLERLPGSAVSASSVREAIRGDDWEAIRALVPDVTYDYLRSSRAEAVLERVRRSESRH from the coding sequence ATGCTTGACCTCGAGTTCCACCTCCTCCGCCGCCCCTCCGCCGCGTCGAGACGTCCCGTCGAGGCCTTTCTCGACGCTCAGGGGCTCGCCTTCGAGGGCGAGCCCGACGTCACCGTCGTCGCCGAAGACGGCGACGGGCAGGTCGTCGCCACGGGCAGTCTCGACGGCAAGGTCATCAAGATGGTCGCCGTCGATCCCGGTCGCCAGGAGGGGGGCCTCTCGGCGGCCATCCTCTCCCGGCTCCTTCAGGTGGCCCGAGAGGAGGGGCGGACCCATCTTTTCGTCTACACCAAGCTCGAAGCGGCCTCGCGCTTCCGCTCCCTGGGCTTCGTCGAGCTGGCCCGCGTCGAGCCCTCGGTGGTCCTTCTCGAGATGGGCGAGCCCGGCGTCGCCTCTTTCCGGTCCTATCTCGCCTCGGAGCGCGTCGAAGGCGAAGGGGAGTCGGGAGCCGTCGTCGTCAATGCCAATCCCTTCACCAGAGGCCATCGATTCCTTCTCGAAGAGGCCCGGAGGCGATGCGATCGTCTCTACGTCATCGTCGTCGAGACCGACCTCTCCCTTTTCCCCTTCGAGCACCGATTCGATCTGGTCCGCAGGGGTGCGGCCGATCTCGACGGCGTCGTCGTCCTTCGAAGCGGAGACTACGCCGTCTCTCGGGCCACCTTCCCCTCCTACTTCCTTCGCGGTACGGGCAACGACGAGCGGGCCCTTCTGCAGACCCGCCTCGACGTGACCCTTTTCGCCGAACTTTTCGTCCCCGCCCTGGGGCTGTCGCGGCGTTTCGTCGGGACGGAGCCCTATTGTCCCGTGACGCGGCGCTACAACGAGGCCATGAAGGCCGTTCTCCCCCCCAGGGGCATCGAGGTCGTCGAGATCCCCCGCCTGGAAAGGCTGCCGGGCTCGGCCGTCTCGGCCTCGTCCGTCCGTGAGGCGATCCGCGGCGATGACTGGGAGGCCATCAGAGCCCTCGTCCCCGACGTGACCTACGATTACCTCCGCTCCTCCCGGGCCGAGGCCGTCCTGGAGCGGGTGCGCCGGAGCGAAAGCCGTCACTGA